The proteins below come from a single Crossiella sp. CA-258035 genomic window:
- a CDS encoding ATP-binding protein has translation MSELLDAGTYALSFSVPVAVLGAVFLHWSRDRSLTAAITVAVLTPLLATLAGVTAVSGFMFTSQLTTTVVICVLVGLVTVPAAVLFGRAIARRSVWEREARARERAAEAARRELVAWISHDLRTPLAGMRAMTEALTDGVVTEPAEVRGYLLGIGRETERVSGMVEDLFQLSRITAGALNLELTALPLRDLVSEEVAAQAAVAQRAGVTLREAPSDWPVVHGSARELGRVLRNLLSNAIRHTGRGGVVAVTAGEVDGQAWLAVDDACGGIPDGELPRVFDVAYRGSAARTPEPGQAAGAGLGLAIARGLVEAHHGRISASNHGPGCRFEILLPLAR, from the coding sequence ATGAGTGAGCTGCTCGACGCCGGCACCTACGCGCTGAGCTTCTCCGTGCCGGTGGCCGTGCTCGGCGCGGTGTTCCTGCACTGGAGCCGGGACCGCTCGCTCACCGCGGCGATCACGGTCGCGGTGCTCACCCCGCTGCTGGCCACCCTGGCCGGGGTGACCGCGGTCAGCGGGTTCATGTTCACCAGCCAGCTCACCACCACCGTGGTGATCTGCGTGCTGGTCGGCCTGGTCACCGTGCCGGCCGCGGTGCTCTTCGGCCGGGCCATCGCCCGGCGCAGCGTGTGGGAACGGGAGGCGCGGGCCAGGGAGCGCGCGGCCGAGGCGGCCCGGCGCGAGCTGGTCGCCTGGATCAGCCACGACCTGCGCACCCCGCTGGCCGGCATGCGCGCGATGACCGAGGCGCTCACCGACGGCGTGGTCACCGAGCCGGCCGAGGTGCGCGGCTACCTGCTGGGCATCGGCCGGGAGACCGAACGGGTCTCCGGCATGGTCGAGGACCTGTTCCAGCTGTCCCGGATCACCGCGGGCGCGCTGAACCTGGAGCTGACCGCGCTGCCGCTGCGCGACCTGGTCAGCGAGGAGGTCGCGGCGCAGGCCGCGGTGGCCCAGCGGGCAGGGGTGACCCTGCGGGAGGCGCCCAGCGACTGGCCGGTGGTGCACGGCAGCGCGCGGGAGCTGGGCCGGGTGCTGCGCAACCTGCTCAGCAACGCCATCCGGCACACCGGCCGCGGCGGGGTGGTCGCGGTGACCGCGGGCGAGGTGGACGGGCAGGCCTGGCTGGCCGTGGACGACGCCTGCGGCGGCATCCCGGACGGCGAGCTGCCCCGGGTTTTCGACGTGGCCTACCGGGGCAGCGCGGCGCGGACTCCTGAGCCCGGCCAGGCCGCCGGAGCCGGTCTGGGCCTAGCCATAGCCCGGGGACTGGTTGAGGCCCACCACGGCCGGATCAGCGCCAGCAACCACGGTCCGGGCTGCCGGTTCGAGATCCTGCTGCCGCTGGCGCGCTGA
- a CDS encoding response regulator transcription factor, producing the protein MEAKPGQAEVRGRVLVVDDDLTVRDVVRRYLEGAGHQVRLAGDGEQALALFEQAAADLVVLDLMLPGIDGLEVCRRLRRHSAVPVVMLTALGEEEDRVAGLQLGADDYVTKPFSPRELVLRVNSVLRRLRLPAPPPRLDQLADGDLRLDPVARRATRGTAELALTTREFDLLAFFLSHSGEVYTRARLLELVWGWDFGDAATVTVHVRRLREKIEPDPANPVRIATVWGVGYRYDPSPA; encoded by the coding sequence GTGGAAGCCAAGCCGGGGCAGGCCGAGGTGCGCGGACGGGTGCTGGTCGTGGACGACGACCTCACCGTGCGCGACGTGGTCCGCCGCTACCTGGAGGGCGCCGGGCACCAGGTCCGGCTGGCCGGGGACGGCGAGCAGGCGCTGGCCCTGTTCGAGCAGGCCGCGGCCGACCTGGTGGTGCTGGACCTGATGCTGCCCGGCATCGACGGGCTCGAGGTCTGCCGCAGGCTGCGCAGGCACAGCGCGGTGCCGGTGGTCATGCTCACCGCGCTCGGCGAGGAGGAGGACCGGGTGGCCGGGCTCCAGCTCGGCGCGGACGACTACGTGACCAAGCCGTTCAGCCCGCGCGAGCTGGTGCTGCGGGTCAACTCGGTGCTGCGGCGGCTGCGGCTGCCCGCGCCGCCGCCCCGGCTGGACCAGCTCGCCGACGGCGACCTGCGCCTGGACCCGGTGGCCCGCCGCGCCACCAGGGGCACCGCCGAGCTGGCGCTGACCACCCGCGAGTTCGACCTGCTGGCCTTCTTCCTCAGTCATTCCGGCGAGGTCTACACCAGGGCCAGGCTGCTGGAACTGGTGTGGGGCTGGGACTTCGGCGACGCGGCCACGGTCACCGTGCACGTGCGCAGGCTGCGGGAGAAGATCGAACCCGACCCGGCCAACCCGGTGCGCATCGCCACCGTGTGGGGCGTCGGCTACCGCTACGACCCGAGCCCGGCATGA
- a CDS encoding NAD(P)/FAD-dependent oxidoreductase: protein MAAVKSQPTRILVVGGGYVGMYTALKLQAKLRASEASVTVVDPQPHMTYQPFLPEAAAGSIEPRHVVVPLRRVLKRCHVLTGRVTEINHADKRAIVASPTGDLESVDYDVLVVALGSVARTLPIPGLAERGIAFKTVGEAIYLRNHVLSRMDLASTSDDPELRRKLLTFVVIGGGYAGIEALAELEDMARYATRYYKNVKPEDMNWVLVEAAGRVMPEVSPKMGVYTVETLEERGIKCYLDTRVESMVDGHVVLSDGTELDAETIVWTAGVKANPVLEQTDLPRDARGRVRCTANLQIEGMPDAWAAGDNAAVPDLSRTEEDPTATCSPSAQHAVRQAVHLAGNILASMRGKQLKPYRHKYAGSVASLGLYKGVADVYGIKLKGFPAWFMHRTYHVSRMPTFNRKFRVLIDWTLALLFRREVVSLGQINDPKAEFARATAS, encoded by the coding sequence ATGGCTGCTGTGAAGTCGCAACCGACCCGGATCCTGGTCGTCGGTGGGGGCTATGTCGGTATGTACACCGCACTGAAGCTGCAGGCCAAGCTGCGCGCGAGCGAGGCGTCCGTGACGGTCGTCGATCCGCAGCCGCACATGACCTACCAGCCCTTCCTCCCCGAGGCCGCCGCGGGCTCCATCGAGCCCAGGCACGTCGTCGTGCCGCTGCGCCGGGTCCTGAAACGCTGTCACGTGCTCACCGGGCGCGTGACCGAGATCAACCACGCCGACAAGCGAGCCATCGTCGCCTCGCCGACCGGCGACCTGGAGTCCGTGGACTACGACGTGCTCGTGGTCGCCCTCGGCTCGGTCGCCCGCACCCTCCCGATCCCCGGTCTGGCTGAGCGCGGCATCGCGTTCAAGACCGTGGGCGAGGCGATCTACCTGCGCAACCACGTGCTCTCCCGGATGGACCTGGCCTCCACCAGCGACGACCCCGAGCTGCGCCGCAAGCTGCTGACCTTCGTGGTCATCGGCGGCGGCTACGCGGGCATCGAGGCGCTGGCCGAGCTGGAGGACATGGCCCGCTACGCCACCCGCTACTACAAGAACGTCAAGCCCGAGGACATGAACTGGGTCCTGGTCGAGGCGGCTGGGCGGGTGATGCCCGAGGTCAGCCCGAAGATGGGCGTCTACACCGTGGAGACCCTGGAGGAGCGCGGCATCAAGTGCTACCTCGACACCAGGGTCGAGTCCATGGTGGACGGTCACGTGGTGCTCAGCGACGGCACCGAGCTCGACGCCGAGACCATCGTGTGGACCGCGGGCGTCAAGGCCAACCCGGTGCTGGAGCAGACCGACCTGCCGCGGGACGCCCGCGGCCGGGTGCGCTGCACGGCCAACCTGCAGATCGAGGGCATGCCGGACGCCTGGGCCGCCGGGGACAACGCGGCCGTGCCCGACCTGTCCCGCACCGAGGAGGACCCCACCGCCACCTGCAGCCCCTCGGCGCAGCACGCGGTGCGGCAGGCCGTGCACCTGGCCGGCAACATCCTGGCCTCGATGCGCGGCAAGCAGCTCAAGCCCTACCGGCACAAGTACGCCGGTTCGGTGGCCAGCCTGGGCCTCTACAAGGGCGTCGCGGACGTCTACGGGATCAAGCTCAAGGGCTTCCCGGCGTGGTTCATGCACCGCACCTACCACGTGAGCCGGATGCCCACCTTCAACCGGAAGTTCCGGGTCCTGATCGACTGGACCCTTGCGCTACTCTTCCGGCGCGAGGTGGTGTCACTCGGTCAGATCAACGACCCCAAGGCCGAGTTCGCCCGCGCCACAGCGAGTTGA